A single window of Amyelois transitella isolate CPQ chromosome 17, ilAmyTran1.1, whole genome shotgun sequence DNA harbors:
- the LOC132902704 gene encoding uncharacterized protein LOC132902704, producing MADDLDLDFLISLVEARPVLWDKSKEDYKNKNLKTEGWKDVCLNIFPSFDSMDNKEKTKLGNDVIKKWTNIKDNFFKYTKKVELSKKSGAGAKRIKEYHLYRQLMFLQKNAPNLTEDSIEEESQTPNTRSRYQPYRKTTLKRKPSCDEFEKQIVETLAASENRHLSFFKAILPSLNKLNDHQTLLFQSGVLKILTDFHQSPFQSYSGYQTATSYDANYNQTAQQPQATMSYETNYQTACNSSNPISINRRETSPVSTLEDIMSNTTDTLESEYDFS from the exons atggcggacgatttagatttagacTTTTTGATTTCACTAGTGGAAGCACGTCCCGTTCTCTGGGACAAGTCAAAGGAggattataagaataaaaatttaaaaacagaagGGTGGAAAGATGTCTgcctaaatatttttccatcatTCGACAGCATggacaataaagaaaaaacgaAACTCG GTAATGACGTCATAAAAAAATGGACTAACATTAAggataattttttcaaatatacaaagaagGTAGAACTTTCAAAGAAATCTGGAGCTGGTGCTAAACGTATAAAAGAATATCATTTGTATAGACAACtcatgtttttacaaaaaaatgcaCCAAATTTAACTGAAGATAGTatagaagaagaatctcaaactCCGAACACAAGGTCAAGATATCAACCCTACAGAAAAACTACGCTAAAACGAAAACCAAGTTGCGATGAATttgagaagcaaatcgtcgAAACTTTAGCTGCTTCTGAAAATCGACACCTGTCATTTTTTAAAGCCATTTTACCGTCTCTCAACAAGTTAAATGACCACCAGACCTTGCTATTTCAAAGCGgggttttaaagattttaacagATTTCCATCAATCACCATTCCAGTCATATAGCGGGTACCAGACAGCAACATCTTACGACGCTAACTATAACCAAACTGCCCAACAACCACAAGCTACAATGTCTTATGAAACTAACTATCAAACAGCTTGTAATTCATCAAACCCAATTAGTATAAATCGTCGCGAAACATCACCAGTCTCAACTTTGGAAGACATCATGTCTAATACCACAGATACACTGGAATCCGAATacgatttttcttaa
- the LOC132902703 gene encoding uncharacterized protein LOC132902703, with amino-acid sequence MDRKRRILLLLLLRRRRMKKKRNQRKYWVNPYLSIMNHDGDHFKRKYEALKICGDDKFYEYFRMSISSFEELLTKIAPRIQKKYVFRKPVGPMEMLGLTIRFLATGNSFRDMEFTDYRGKSTIGKIVRDVCRAIWDILLSESIPKISEERIEKIAKDFDVKTNFPNCMGALDGKHIRICSPAHSGSLFFNYKSFNSIVLLALVDSKYRFVYVDIGSYGKECDSTIFHNSKLYELLLQNRLPIPAPKPLPGLQNSVPYVFIADEGLPLLNNLIRPYPGKHLREEQRVFNYRLSRARRYVECAFGIFANKWRVFHRPLNVQYNFATDIIKACCVLHNFVVSRDGVRKSEELYIDDCFLNLPQTADDVSLTNPVNIRDEFCKYFNSDVGALSWQLSKI; translated from the exons ATGGACCGCAAAAGACGTATCCTGCTCCTGTTGCTGTTAAGACGTCGACGAATGAAGAAAAAAcgaaatcaaagaaaatattgggTAAATCCATACCTTTCTATAATGAACCATGATGGAGATCATTTTAAGAGGAAATATGAAGCGTTGAAAATATGTGGTGATGACAAATTTTACGAATATTTTAGAATGTCTATATCAAGTTTTGAAGAACTGCTAACCAAAATAGCGCCTCGTATACAGAAGAAATACGTGTTCAGGAAACCTGTTGGGCCCATGGAAATGCTAGGCTTAACtataag ATTTTTGGCAACAGGGAATTCATTCAGAGATATGGAATTCACAGATTATCGTGGAAAATCTACAATTGGAAAAATTGTACGAGATGTTTGTCGTGCTATATGGGACATTCTTTTAAGTGAAAGTATACCGAAAATATCCGAAGagcgaattgaaaaaatagctaAGGATTTTGacgtaaaaacaaatttcccGAATTGCATGGGGGCATTGGACGGGAAACACATCCGAATATGTAGTCCTGCCCACAGTGGGtcccttttttttaactataaaagttttaactCTATAGTCTTGCTGGCACTGGTGGATTCtaagtatagatttgtatATGTTGATATAGGATCGTATGGAAAGGAATGTGATTCCACCATTTTCCACAATTCAAAACTATACGAATTATTATTGCAAAATCGACTTCCCATACCAGCGCCAAAGCCTTTACCGGGGCTCCAAAATTCAGTTCCCTATGTTTTTATCGCTGATGAAGGCCTACCGTTACTTAACAATCTAATTCGTCCATACCCAGGGAAGCATCTCAGAGAAGAACAAAGGGTTTTCAACTATCGTTTGAGTCGAGCAAGAAGATATGTCGAGTGTGCTTTTGGTATTTTCGCAAATAAATGGCGAGTATTTCATCGGCCCTTAAatgttcaatataattttgcgACCGACATTATCAAAGCATGTTGtgttttacacaattttgttGTAAGTCGAGATGGAGTTAGAAAATCAGAGGAGTTATATATTGACGACTGTTTTTTGAACCTTCCACAAACAGCAGATGACGTTTCCTTAACAAATCCTGTCAATATAAGAGAcgaattttgtaaatactttaatagTGATGTCGGTGCGCTTAGTTGGCAACTAAGCAAAATATAA